From the Paenibacillus sp. FSL H8-0548 genome, one window contains:
- a CDS encoding glycoside hydrolase family protein translates to MTNPIYPLILPAPKAGGYREENYYIWCGSCIRGEDGRYHLFASRWKKELGFGVHWLFNCEIVRAASDAPEGPYHYEETVLGRRDRSYFDGMNQHNPHIKYYNGTYYLYYMGTTYGGPIPGPNDFIPSERGAEVWNNKRIGLAVASSVFGPWSRKDTPLLEPRLGQWDGTITTNPAVAILDDGTTYMIYKSREYSGSTLQLGVAIADNPAGPFQRLSNQPILGFDNPDLHVEDPYLWHADGQFHLLMKDDFKNNCGGITGEWGAGIYATSDDCIHWNIHPDPKAYSRTVKWDDGSEIEMCNLERPNLLFQDGVPTHLFAATGTGEKAWHFDHTWNMVIPLTNGSQPKHNES, encoded by the coding sequence ATGACAAATCCGATATATCCTCTAATCCTTCCCGCCCCTAAAGCGGGAGGATACCGTGAGGAAAATTATTATATTTGGTGCGGCTCCTGTATTCGCGGGGAGGATGGACGCTATCATTTATTTGCGTCGCGATGGAAGAAAGAACTAGGTTTTGGTGTTCATTGGCTATTTAATTGTGAAATCGTAAGGGCGGCCAGTGACGCTCCTGAGGGTCCCTATCACTATGAGGAAACCGTACTTGGACGGCGCGACCGCTCCTATTTTGACGGAATGAATCAACATAATCCTCATATTAAGTATTATAACGGCACTTATTATCTCTACTATATGGGAACTACTTATGGGGGGCCTATTCCAGGACCAAACGATTTCATCCCGTCTGAACGCGGGGCTGAGGTCTGGAACAATAAAAGAATCGGTTTGGCCGTTGCAAGCTCTGTATTCGGGCCTTGGAGTCGTAAAGATACGCCTTTGCTGGAGCCGCGTCTGGGACAATGGGACGGAACGATTACTACTAATCCCGCAGTAGCCATTCTCGACGATGGAACGACCTATATGATTTATAAATCAAGGGAGTATTCGGGATCTACTCTCCAACTCGGTGTAGCGATCGCTGACAACCCGGCAGGTCCCTTCCAGCGCTTGTCGAACCAACCGATTCTAGGCTTTGATAATCCCGATTTGCATGTTGAAGATCCATATCTATGGCATGCCGATGGCCAATTTCATTTGCTTATGAAGGATGATTTTAAAAACAATTGCGGAGGGATCACTGGAGAGTGGGGAGCAGGAATCTATGCGACCAGCGACGATTGCATACATTGGAATATCCATCCCGACCCAAAGGCCTATTCGAGAACGGTAAAGTGGGATGATGGCAGCGAAATCGAAATGTGCAACCTAGAGCGGCCGAATTTATTATTTCAAGACGGGGTTCCGACGCACTTATTCGCTGCAACGGGTACGGGCGAGAAGGCGTGGCATTTTGATCATACTTGGAATATGGTGATTCCGCTAACTAACGGCAGTCAGCCTAAGCATAATGAATCATGA
- a CDS encoding glycoside hydrolase family 125 protein, giving the protein MLGDEPKRAAIFETCVANTWETTLKRLDDGTTFVITGDIPAMWLRDSAAQIRPYLLIAGENSEVRDVIAGLVERQFQLVITDPYANAFNEGPTGLGHTEDLTEMRPWVWERKYEVDSLCYPIQLSYLLWKNTGRTSHFSAAFREGLSLILKLWRTEQYHETQSEYRFQRMNCPATDTLIRDGKGSETGYTGMTWSGFRPSDDACTYGYLIPSNMFAVVVLRYVVEIATEVLNDTELAKEAMDLSNEIDAGIQQYGIIEHPEFGLIYAYETDGMGNYNLMDDANVPSLLSSAYLGYCSMDDPIYVNTRKFILSSNNPFYFKGAAAAGVGSPHTPSDYIWPIALAMEGLTSESNNERKTILKLLESTDNGCGMMHEGFHKDDPSLYTREWFSWANMMYCELVLRTLDLQVKG; this is encoded by the coding sequence ATGCTTGGGGATGAGCCCAAACGCGCTGCTATTTTTGAAACATGCGTTGCAAATACATGGGAGACAACACTCAAGCGGCTGGATGACGGAACTACCTTTGTGATTACAGGGGATATTCCAGCTATGTGGCTTAGAGATTCGGCTGCTCAAATTAGGCCCTATCTATTGATTGCCGGGGAAAACTCGGAAGTCAGGGATGTGATTGCAGGACTGGTCGAGCGGCAATTTCAGCTGGTGATAACAGATCCTTATGCAAATGCATTTAATGAGGGGCCAACGGGCCTCGGTCACACCGAAGATTTAACGGAAATGAGACCATGGGTATGGGAGCGCAAATACGAGGTCGATTCGTTATGTTATCCGATCCAGCTAAGTTATCTGCTTTGGAAAAATACGGGCAGAACGTCACATTTTAGTGCCGCTTTTCGCGAAGGGTTATCGCTCATATTAAAGTTGTGGAGAACGGAGCAGTATCATGAAACCCAATCCGAATACCGTTTTCAACGCATGAATTGTCCAGCAACCGATACATTGATTCGTGACGGCAAAGGATCGGAGACAGGCTATACCGGAATGACTTGGTCGGGTTTCCGGCCGAGTGATGATGCCTGTACGTATGGATATTTAATTCCTTCGAACATGTTTGCCGTCGTTGTGTTAAGATACGTCGTTGAAATAGCGACTGAAGTGTTAAATGACACGGAATTGGCGAAGGAAGCTATGGATCTTTCAAATGAAATTGACGCAGGTATTCAACAATACGGCATCATTGAGCATCCAGAGTTTGGGCTGATATATGCCTATGAGACGGATGGAATGGGAAATTATAACCTTATGGATGACGCGAATGTCCCAAGTCTACTGTCTAGCGCTTATTTAGGCTACTGTTCCATGGATGACCCGATCTATGTCAATACTCGCAAATTCATCCTTAGCTCGAATAATCCCTTCTATTTTAAAGGTGCTGCCGCAGCGGGAGTGGGCAGTCCGCATACTCCGTCTGACTATATTTGGCCAATAGCTTTGGCTATGGAGGGTTTGACGAGCGAGAGCAACAACGAAAGAAAAACAATCCTTAAACTGCTTGAAAGCACGGATAATGGGTGTGGAATGATGCATGAGGGATTTCATAAGGATGATCCATCCTTATACACAAGGGAATGGTTCTCATGGGCGAATATGATGTACTGCGAGCTGGTACTTCGAACACTTGATCTTCAAGTGAAAGGTTAG
- a CDS encoding AraC family transcriptional regulator, producing the protein MKEHRVAYNGNVNIGLNTDVNRPTPEYIEAVHKLREKFLYAIQHSNLDDINEYERDLNQKFNDKHLNILNRVPNDKIRSYKNILLSHNTLYSYSAEKGGLSAWQTHFISEKYAIMIEHAEHISELDKIHSNMVKEYSDPTIRKSNSDKLTIVEKAEIYIEMNFAEDISMDEMAGKLHVHPSHLMRVFKKEKGITISYYRNQRRIKEAKQLILYSNLSMTEIAIMIGFSNSQYFSKFFKEEAGVTPLEFKKGIINDSKKNLVN; encoded by the coding sequence ATGAAGGAACATCGCGTAGCTTATAATGGGAATGTAAATATAGGTTTAAACACAGATGTCAATAGACCAACACCTGAATATATTGAAGCAGTCCATAAGCTAAGAGAGAAATTTCTATATGCTATTCAACATAGCAATCTGGATGATATAAATGAATATGAAAGGGACTTGAATCAGAAATTTAATGATAAGCATTTAAACATTCTTAATCGAGTCCCAAATGATAAAATTAGATCTTATAAAAACATTTTATTGTCGCACAATACCCTTTACAGCTATTCAGCTGAAAAAGGAGGCTTAAGTGCATGGCAGACTCACTTTATATCGGAAAAGTATGCCATCATGATCGAGCATGCCGAACATATCTCTGAGCTGGATAAGATTCATTCAAATATGGTTAAAGAGTATTCTGATCCAACAATCCGAAAATCTAACAGTGACAAATTAACAATCGTAGAGAAGGCAGAAATATATATTGAAATGAACTTTGCAGAGGACATTTCCATGGACGAAATGGCAGGAAAGCTGCATGTTCATCCTTCCCATTTGATGCGAGTATTTAAGAAGGAAAAAGGAATAACGATTAGTTATTATCGTAATCAGCGAAGAATAAAGGAAGCGAAGCAGCTTATTCTTTACTCCAATCTTTCCATGACTGAAATTGCCATTATGATTGGATTTAGCAATTCTCAGTATTTTTCAAAGTTTTTTAAAGAGGAAGCAGGAGTAACTCCTTTAGAGTTCAAAAAAGGTATCATTAACGATTCTAAAAAAAATTTAGTGAATTGA
- a CDS encoding glycoside-pentoside-hexuronide (GPH):cation symporter — MRKFGARDQVGYALGDIGGSFVNLYIGGFFLIFCTYVLGVSPYFMGTLFLLGKFFDAACNVIMGTLPDRWKLGKSGDKFLPYITISKWILAASCLLSFADVSGLGSTATHIWVVFVYLFFCVAYTADSIPYGSLASVITTDPVERTKLSRARAIGGMVVGLGFLSFVPMFIYDHSGSVIPEAFFQIAIVFSILSVLAYTGLVRLTTERIRDDKPAGAKSDYNFKDAFKVALKNRPLIGMMVASVGSLLMINGVSQLAPIVFAERYHMPGAFTINSFISIGITLVLFTIIPKLVARFNKRNIIIATSIFSFAATLFITFVTIENVYVFMAVYNLATIGSSVFVMVVWALVTDCIDYAELQTGKHYEGTLYSLYSFARKVGMGLGAAIGSYALGWVGFVSGAKSQSPEVAEGVLKMYTGMPILAFVIILIGVGLIYNLNTKRTNEMYAALKEMRAAK; from the coding sequence ATGAGAAAGTTTGGAGCAAGAGACCAGGTAGGATACGCGCTAGGAGATATAGGTGGAAGTTTCGTCAACTTATATATAGGTGGATTTTTCTTAATCTTCTGTACGTATGTTTTAGGTGTAAGCCCTTACTTTATGGGGACCTTGTTTTTATTAGGCAAGTTTTTTGATGCCGCTTGCAACGTAATTATGGGAACTCTTCCAGACCGTTGGAAGCTAGGGAAATCCGGCGATAAATTTTTGCCGTATATTACGATCTCCAAATGGATATTAGCAGCTTCTTGCTTACTGTCTTTTGCAGATGTATCTGGTTTGGGATCTACTGCCACGCATATTTGGGTCGTATTCGTCTATTTATTCTTCTGTGTTGCTTACACAGCTGATTCTATCCCTTACGGTTCTCTGGCATCTGTTATTACTACTGATCCTGTTGAACGCACCAAATTATCTCGTGCACGGGCTATTGGCGGGATGGTTGTTGGACTTGGTTTCTTATCCTTTGTTCCCATGTTTATCTATGATCATTCTGGCTCTGTAATTCCAGAAGCCTTTTTCCAAATTGCTATCGTATTTAGTATTTTATCGGTATTAGCTTATACAGGGCTTGTACGATTAACGACAGAACGTATTCGTGATGATAAACCCGCAGGTGCAAAATCCGATTACAATTTTAAGGATGCATTTAAAGTAGCGCTTAAAAACAGACCGTTGATTGGTATGATGGTTGCTTCCGTTGGTTCACTACTTATGATCAATGGTGTAAGTCAATTAGCACCTATCGTCTTTGCAGAACGTTATCACATGCCTGGTGCTTTTACGATCAACTCCTTTATTAGCATTGGTATTACGCTCGTATTGTTCACGATCATTCCTAAATTGGTAGCTAGGTTTAATAAAAGAAATATTATTATTGCGACCTCAATCTTCAGTTTTGCTGCAACACTTTTCATCACATTTGTCACAATTGAAAATGTATACGTGTTCATGGCTGTATATAATCTAGCTACAATCGGTTCATCTGTTTTTGTTATGGTGGTTTGGGCTCTTGTAACCGATTGTATCGATTATGCCGAGCTTCAAACAGGAAAGCATTACGAGGGTACACTTTATTCTCTATATTCCTTTGCTCGTAAAGTCGGTATGGGACTAGGCGCTGCTATCGGAAGCTATGCTTTAGGATGGGTAGGGTTCGTTTCTGGGGCAAAATCTCAATCACCGGAAGTAGCAGAAGGCGTATTGAAAATGTACACGGGTATGCCAATACTCGCATTCGTTATTATTTTAATCGGTGTAGGTCTAATCTATAACCTCAATACAAAGCGAACTAATGAAATGTATGCTGCGTTAAAAGAAATGAGAGCAGCTAAATAA
- a CDS encoding creatininase family protein yields MRTRFLSKMTNGEVEQYLDRNDIIYVPVGVTETHGALPLDSETVLAEAIALKMAEASDGLVLHNLPYFFPGGTTVARGTIQMSVKDGMAYLDKIAKSLLNQGFRRQIYVTSHGPAYLTVSGMVRDFFDETKVPILYMDLLKAAEIVNFNLLEQFHAISIGAYKVLGRLEDVPLNVPESQSVTYDVQHMLAGMNKNPGNLLGKYAYQSGAVGSYFHEPSDHMATPLLKTPEDREGHAAAGVQAINELIQALNMPAIAESLRQVDDYTKDTILPKYGAHLPS; encoded by the coding sequence ATGCGTACTAGATTCCTTTCAAAAATGACCAATGGGGAAGTTGAACAATATTTAGATCGAAATGATATTATCTATGTTCCAGTTGGCGTAACGGAAACTCACGGAGCCTTGCCTTTAGATTCTGAAACCGTTTTAGCAGAAGCGATCGCTTTGAAAATGGCTGAAGCATCTGATGGGCTTGTTCTTCATAATTTACCTTATTTCTTTCCAGGTGGAACGACTGTCGCTCGCGGCACGATTCAAATGAGTGTAAAAGATGGGATGGCTTATTTAGATAAGATAGCGAAGTCGTTGTTGAATCAAGGCTTTAGACGACAAATTTATGTTACATCTCATGGTCCAGCGTATTTGACCGTAAGTGGTATGGTTCGTGATTTCTTTGATGAAACGAAAGTGCCGATCCTCTATATGGACTTGTTAAAAGCGGCAGAAATAGTCAATTTTAATTTACTGGAGCAATTCCATGCTATAAGTATTGGAGCATATAAGGTGCTGGGCAGACTAGAAGATGTACCATTAAACGTACCTGAATCGCAGTCGGTTACGTATGATGTGCAGCATATGCTGGCAGGCATGAATAAAAATCCTGGAAATCTATTAGGCAAGTATGCTTATCAATCTGGCGCTGTTGGTTCTTATTTTCATGAGCCCTCTGATCATATGGCAACACCGCTATTAAAAACGCCTGAAGACAGAGAAGGACATGCAGCTGCGGGGGTTCAAGCGATTAACGAGCTTATTCAAGCATTGAATATGCCAGCTATTGCAGAATCACTTCGTCAAGTGGACGATTATACTAAGGATACTATTCTTCCTAAATACGGAGCGCATTTACCAAGCTAA
- a CDS encoding malate:quinone oxidoreductase: MSNRQTKTDVILIGAGIMTATLGTLLKELVPDWKITVFEKLASAGEESSNEWNNAGTGHAALCELNYTSEKPDGSVDISKAINVNEQFQVSMQFWSYLVNRNLIRNPQDFIMPLPHMSLVQGENNVAYLKKRFEAMSNNPLFQGMEFSDDPKKLMEWIPLIMKDRSVNEPIAATKIDTGTDVNFGALTRMLFDHLKSKKVGIHYKQQVNDIKRTSDGSWELKVKNVDSGKVENHTAKFVFIGGGGGSLHLLQKSGIPEGKHIGGFPISGIFMVCNNKDVVAQHHAKVYGKAAVGAPPMSVPHLDTRFIDNKKSLLFGPFAGFSPKFLKTGSMMDLITSVKADNLTTLLAAGAKNLSLTTYLIQQVMLSKEKRMEELRAFIPNAKSEDWDLVVAGQRVQVIKDTAAGKGTLQFGTEVVSASDGSIAALLGASPGASTAVSVMLEVINKCFPQHVKEWEPKIKEMIPSYGLSLMKNPELIREIHTSTARTLVLNSEQPRVKQTSF, from the coding sequence ATGAGCAACAGACAAACTAAAACAGACGTTATTTTAATTGGTGCCGGAATTATGACTGCCACTTTGGGGACACTATTGAAAGAATTAGTACCGGACTGGAAAATTACAGTGTTTGAGAAGCTCGCAAGTGCAGGAGAAGAAAGTTCTAACGAATGGAACAATGCAGGAACGGGACATGCTGCGCTATGCGAGCTTAACTACACCTCCGAAAAACCGGACGGATCTGTAGATATTAGCAAAGCGATCAATGTTAATGAACAGTTTCAGGTTTCCATGCAGTTCTGGTCTTATCTCGTAAACAGAAATTTAATACGCAACCCGCAGGATTTTATTATGCCATTGCCGCATATGAGTTTAGTGCAAGGGGAAAATAATGTAGCGTATTTGAAAAAACGTTTTGAAGCGATGTCCAACAATCCACTGTTTCAAGGGATGGAATTTTCCGATGACCCGAAAAAACTAATGGAATGGATTCCTCTTATTATGAAAGACCGTTCAGTGAATGAGCCCATTGCGGCCACAAAAATTGACACGGGAACGGATGTTAACTTTGGTGCTCTGACTCGAATGCTGTTTGACCACTTAAAGAGTAAAAAAGTCGGTATTCACTACAAGCAGCAGGTTAATGATATTAAACGTACGAGCGATGGTTCATGGGAATTGAAAGTAAAGAATGTCGATAGCGGTAAAGTTGAGAATCATACTGCAAAATTCGTCTTTATCGGCGGTGGCGGCGGAAGCCTGCATTTATTGCAAAAATCGGGCATTCCTGAAGGGAAACACATTGGTGGATTCCCAATAAGCGGAATATTTATGGTGTGCAACAATAAGGATGTTGTAGCTCAGCATCATGCAAAAGTATACGGCAAAGCTGCAGTTGGGGCACCGCCAATGTCTGTTCCGCATCTGGATACCAGGTTTATCGATAACAAAAAATCGTTACTATTTGGGCCGTTTGCCGGCTTCTCGCCGAAGTTTTTAAAAACGGGCTCTATGATGGATTTGATCACTTCCGTAAAAGCGGATAATCTCACAACTCTGTTGGCCGCAGGTGCCAAAAACCTTTCCTTAACAACTTACCTCATTCAGCAAGTGATGTTATCGAAAGAAAAGCGCATGGAAGAGCTGCGAGCGTTTATCCCGAACGCCAAAAGCGAGGATTGGGATTTAGTAGTAGCTGGCCAACGTGTGCAGGTTATTAAAGATACTGCTGCAGGCAAAGGAACGCTTCAATTTGGTACGGAAGTGGTTAGTGCGAGTGATGGCTCAATAGCGGCATTGCTAGGTGCTTCTCCGGGCGCTTCTACCGCTGTTTCCGTTATGCTTGAGGTCATTAACAAATGCTTCCCGCAGCATGTCAAAGAGTGGGAACCGAAAATAAAAGAAATGATTCCTTCTTATGGCTTGTCACTAATGAAAAACCCAGAGCTTATTCGCGAAATTCATACTTCAACAGCGCGGACGCTTGTTCTAAACAGTGAGCAGCCACGCGTCAAGCAGACTTCTTTCTAA
- a CDS encoding response regulator: MKLILIEDEPDSLMGMKHAVESINMDMILYTAGTAESALEIIEEQQPELIVTDIMLPGMTGLDLVEYCRSESYGPKVIIVSGYNDFEYARRSLQIGAMDYLLKPYSTEDFIAKIEKTLLLIGREESLSGQMKHQQAYAEIGNRMMRDNDLIDFCFKQTPLEEHIYQRLKLWHLEWLADQAYSLFVMDTKGYPEGKPEGREYTIQTFAIGNIVQELLLEQQPSILFKDPKNRWVLLTGEESVEGLAVRIINEVKQYHKLDIALGASSRMQRFESIHDAYEEAMTAFRIHSLSAETSVFYESKDEGDYSSPEEMASILKAKDEELVQLKVHRFIRQTISVELGAGRNDRVRGILNYLSDIIVCLRKSSSKDLEEIPMSVWESLDECHTLEQYEEVVCRYLLHLSEKISSMSLNAVIERALQLISRRYMEDLSLQIIADELSLHPVWLSQLFKKETGQTYMDFLTSTRIEQAKKLLRESSLKVYEIAESVGYHDLQHFGSVFKKRVGQTPKEFRYGR, translated from the coding sequence ATGAAGCTGATTCTGATTGAGGATGAACCGGATTCTTTAATGGGTATGAAGCATGCAGTAGAATCGATCAATATGGACATGATTTTATATACAGCAGGAACCGCGGAGTCGGCATTGGAGATCATTGAGGAGCAGCAGCCCGAACTTATCGTCACGGATATTATGCTGCCCGGCATGACAGGGCTTGATTTGGTAGAGTACTGCAGGAGTGAATCCTATGGCCCTAAGGTTATTATTGTGAGCGGCTATAATGACTTTGAATACGCCAGAAGAAGTCTGCAAATTGGAGCTATGGATTATTTATTGAAGCCATACAGCACAGAAGATTTTATTGCAAAAATCGAGAAAACGCTGCTACTGATTGGCAGGGAGGAAAGCTTGAGTGGTCAGATGAAGCATCAGCAGGCGTATGCGGAGATCGGCAACCGTATGATGCGAGACAACGACCTAATCGATTTTTGTTTTAAGCAAACACCATTGGAAGAGCATATATATCAGAGGTTAAAGCTTTGGCATTTGGAATGGTTGGCCGATCAGGCCTATTCACTGTTCGTTATGGATACAAAGGGATACCCGGAAGGTAAGCCGGAAGGACGGGAATATACGATTCAGACCTTCGCAATCGGAAATATCGTACAGGAGCTGCTTTTGGAGCAGCAACCGTCCATTCTCTTCAAGGATCCAAAAAACCGCTGGGTTTTGTTGACGGGGGAGGAGTCAGTCGAAGGGCTTGCCGTAAGAATTATAAACGAAGTGAAACAGTACCACAAGCTTGATATCGCGCTCGGGGCGAGCTCACGGATGCAAAGGTTTGAGAGCATCCACGATGCGTATGAAGAAGCGATGACCGCATTTCGGATTCATTCGCTGTCGGCGGAAACAAGCGTGTTTTACGAATCGAAGGACGAAGGAGATTATTCCTCCCCAGAGGAGATGGCCTCAATCCTAAAAGCAAAGGACGAAGAATTAGTCCAGCTTAAAGTGCACCGTTTTATCCGGCAAACTATTTCAGTAGAGCTTGGGGCTGGACGAAACGACAGGGTAAGAGGAATCTTAAATTATTTATCGGACATCATCGTCTGTTTGCGTAAATCTTCTTCCAAGGATCTGGAGGAGATTCCGATGAGCGTTTGGGAAAGCCTTGACGAATGCCATACGCTCGAGCAATATGAGGAGGTTGTTTGCAGGTATTTGCTTCATTTGAGCGAAAAAATATCTTCAATGAGCTTGAACGCTGTCATTGAAAGAGCGCTCCAATTAATTTCCAGGCGATATATGGAAGATTTGTCTCTTCAAATAATTGCCGATGAGCTTAGCCTGCATCCCGTATGGCTTAGTCAATTGTTTAAAAAAGAGACAGGCCAGACGTATATGGATTTTCTCACCAGTACGCGAATCGAGCAAGCGAAAAAGCTGCTAAGGGAAAGCAGTCTGAAGGTATATGAGATTGCGGAATCAGTTGGTTACCACGATTTACAGCATTTTGGTAGCGTATTCAAGAAACGCGTCGGACAAACTCCGAAGGAATTCAGGTATGGACGATGA